The following is a genomic window from Miscanthus floridulus cultivar M001 chromosome 14, ASM1932011v1, whole genome shotgun sequence.
AcgacggccccgaggagtaggctagttgccttgcactagtgtttaggtcctgtcgcgatgacctttcttttgttggcatgtaacctaatgtatcttgcttcgaacttatgagacttggcatgtgattggaacttggctaggaatgcgatatctgaacgcataaaaatcCAGTATATGTATGCTgtcaatttggttgtatggacgcgatgtttgcttttgaagtaatttaattagtgatgttgttttaattgggatgcgattattgtgcctctgttttattgtatgaatttattctctccagtaaatttagtacggcataatttttccttcactcacaattattacttgttgctgaaatatgcagatgataaATACTCGtcgtaccacgtatgaggccgctgagaccggtgctaacggtgctgggaccggtggtggtggtggaaaccacggcgacaacaatgagcctccccatgaactgcatttgccacctcctccctcgTTTACCCCAGAGGTGTTCCTCGTACAGTTGCTCGgaagtcagcgcaacacggaacaatcctagaagaatatggaggattttctgcgtaccattgTCAACAACGTTCAGcacggtaacaatcagggtggtggcattggggtgaatcaatatagtagcttcaaagattttatgaacaccaggccaccaatattcaaggaagcaacagaaccactcgatgctgaagaatagatcaacactatggaagataaattctgtgtgttgaggatgactgaggtattgaaaactgagtatgctgcaTATCAGTTGTAAGGACCagtgggaatgtggtggaagcaccatcgcacaaccttccctccaaatgctcagattacgtggagagagtttgctgaggccttccgtggagtatatattccacccgggttgaccgagatgaagttgggagagttcttggtgTTGAATCAGGACACCAAGAtcgtgacgcaatatttgcatgccttcaacaacttgtgtcgttatgctcccgacatggttgacactgatgctaagagaattgccagtttcaagagaggactcaatccaaagataatgaagcatgtgggtaccaacacccacgccagattcaatgacttcattagTGATTGTCTAAagtaggaaaagaacaacaacgccagcaccgcagccaagactcgcaagagagccctagaaggtggtccgtcccaagcaagagcacctgcgggaggtcatcctccctatcgtccatctacacctggcgctaggttcaggccaccttagcagagaggtcagaatttccgatgaccccagaagccttacaagatggcagtacagtctaacaaggcagccgcaactgcggtacagggcagttccaagggagctgtgggatctgctggtacagtaaggggaccctgctacaattATGACCAACTCagccacttctcaaggttctgtccttatccacccaagaagaagcagtaGACCTATAATGctcgggtgcatagtacgaccATGGATGAGATTCCTAAGGGAGAGCCCGTAACCgttggtaagtttcctgtcaacaaaaaccctgcagttgttctatttgattctagatcatcgcattcttttatgagtcaagcatttgcacacaaaacatgaacaactatgcatagaattgggttatggttaccgtataagtttagtaggggctgatgttttgaccaatcggatggttcgaggggcaacccttgaattaggtagcaggaagttttgagtgaacttaatagttatgcctggactagttctgAATGTCATTATaggtatgaattggatgaagaagtGAGGAGCAGTTATAAATAcaggaagtcgagtacttacccttaaggatctcctgggtgagggtactttccaagtaccattgcctcggagaacaaaCCTTATAAGTGTTATATGTGCTACtgaagtcattcctattcattagatttcggtagtgtgtgagtttccggatgtattcccggatgagctacctggtctttcgctagatagggatattgagtttggaattgagttactccttagaacagctccgatttcaaggagaccctatcggatgcctctagatgaattagttgagctgaagaagcaactacaaGAGTTATCGAAAAGggggtttatccggccaagcaagtctgaatggggatgtcccgccttgtttgtgaagaagaagaaagatggcatgttgagaatgtgcgtagattacaggccacttaatgttgtaaccatcaagaataagtatcccttgcctcatattaatgttctatttgaccagttagccaaggctaaggtgttctcaaagatagatttgagatccggttatcatcagatcaagattaggccacaagatataccgaaaaccgcattttccaccagatatgggttgcatgagtatcttgtcatgtcctttggcttcaCAAAtactcctgcatactttatgttttttatgaatacagttttcatgccagaattggataagttcgtggttgtgttcattgatgacattctggtgtactccaagaacgagaaggatcatgaagagcatctaagaattgtcttgaccagacttagagatcataagctatatgctaagtttagcaaatgcgaattctggttgaagaaagttcctttccttggtacATTCTATcaaaaaatggagtttcagtcgatccaagtaaggtgcaagaggttatggattggaaggcaccaaccatagttcctgagattaggagtttcttaggattagccggttactatcgtcgttttataccagacttcttaaagattgccaagccaatgacaagtctgctacagaaagATCACAAGTTCGTGTGGATAGAGGAGtatgaagcagctttccacaccttgcggaaactgttgaccactgctcctgttctcgcataaccagacattgagaaaccatttgatgtgttttgcgacgcatcaaaaactagattgggttgtgttcttatgcaagaagggagagtcattgcttatgccttacgtaaattgagaaagcacgagggcaactatccgacacatgatcttgaacttgctgcagttgtgcatgccctaaaaatttggagacattatctacttagtAATGTGTGCACTATTttcacagatcataagagtctcaagtacatctttacccaaccagagctgaacatgagacagcacagatggttggaattgatcaaagattacaacttaaatgtgcaatatcatcctagaaaagccaatgtagtggcagatgctttgagcagaaagtcacatttctTGAATGTGCatccattacttgaagatgggttcaatctaATGCATGCTGCTgtattacatagtattcagattagttgctctttggagagtaagataatagaaggccagaaaatagacaagggaatattccacatcaaagagaaaataaaagaaaagccgtctaagcactttagagtggatgaacagggcgtgttgtggtttgacgaccgtcttgtggttcccaaagattgagagcttaggaataaactcatggatgaagctcacctttctaagctatctatccatccgggaagtagtaagatgtatcaagaactaagacctcgttattggtggaccaagatgaagaaagaagttacagcatatgttgccagatgtgacacgtgttgtagagtgaaagctattcatatgaaacccaccagtttgttgcaacctttgtccatacctagttggaagtgggatgatataagtatggattttatctcgggtttgcccactactcaaaagggacatgattcgatttgggtgattgtggatcgtcttactaagaccgctcatttcttgcctgtcaagacagaatatcgaccacctcaatatgccgagaagtatattgcagaaattgtgaggttgcatggtataccaaagactatagtatctgatagagggccatagttcatggctcacttttgagaacatttacacaaaaggcttaggaactagtttgattcgtagtaccgcttatcatccctagacagatggtcagattgaacgagtgaatgctattctagaggatatgttaagagcctatgtgttgtcttctaggggatcatgggagtcatggttaccattagctgagtttgcttacaataatagttatcaagaaagcatcaagatggctccattcgaagctttgtatggcagaaaatgtagaacaccactaaattgggtcgagccaggagatagaaggtattatggcattgactttatagaagaggccgagaagaaagttcatattattcaacaaaatatgaaggcagCCCAGtcgcgtcagaaaagttatgcggacagaagaaggagaccccttgtgtttgaagttggtgactatgtttatctgaaggtcacgccaatgaagaagaaatggTTTGGAGTCCGGAGAAAGCTTGTCGCTAGatttgtaggaccatacaagatcttggaaagaagaggtctagtagcttataagatagagttacctgaaacaatgagtatcatcttcccagttttccatgtatcacatctcaagaagcgTCTACGTGTCCCAGAGGAAACAATAGAACCTCGgggcatccaactcaaatcagatttggtgtatcgtgagcaaccggtccatgtgctagacactaaagaacgtgctactcataatagtgtggtgaaaacatacaagatgaaGTGGAATCACTATGataagggagatgcaacttgggaaacgggagaatatctacaaaaagctcatgaagatttttataacaaatggttcataacccaaatctcaggacgagatttttataagggggggctGTAACACcatggtgttatgccagcatgtaggcactgcaaatcatgcatattatgcatcatcaagcatcctaatcatacatgcctaacatataaataataactaaaaccatgcttcaaaacatatgaaacatgctcgtgaaacatgaatgttgcatacacttgtttagaattgtttttgccctaattatgcttgctaggttaggaaaacatgtttggctataattgtaaatcatctagaattatttagcatagtttttggagcaaagttgtatttaaacttttgacaaaatatgcatttgaaatttttattgaaaatggtcaaaaatcctccctatttagcttttgcttcccaattcaaaatctatgcaaaatttttagttggtcataaaagcaaagttgtagatctcgaaaaatggagcaactttcatttttgcacCAAATCTTAAAAATGATTTTTGTTGCTCAAAATGATGAATTTGGGGCTGTTTGAATTTAGATTTTAAAAAGAAAATCATTTCATTTCCTTAGCGGGCCGCCGCCCTCGCTTCTcagcccacggccgaagccggctcggcctgcctccgcgcccgccGCTCGCTCGCCCACCCCGCGTCTGGCCCAGCAGCGCTTCACCGACCCATGCCCACGCCGCGGCCGCTCCCGCACGCAAACACGCCCGCCTTCCCCGCCTGCCCGGTCGCCACGCGGCGCCCATACACCGACGGCGAGGGGCGGTGCCTGCTCCGACCGGCTGTGCTCCACCTTCAAAGCTGTCCGAATGCGCGCACGCCACTCCACCCCGCACGTCATCCTGTCTCCTCCTCCTTTCTCTCCAGCTCAGAGCTCCGTGGGAGCTCTCGCCACCGAGCACCGCTGCTGCCCCGCCGGCGACGTACCCCTCCTCCCACGCCTTTTCTTCGATTCTcgccgccagcagctccgccttggGTCCCTGCCTCGCTTGCGCTCGCTCACGGCTGCCGTCGTCGAGGTAAGGGCCGAGCTTGGCCGCCTCCTTTCTCTCTGACGAGTGCGCTGCCGTGGTCGCGTGGACCGTCACGCCGCCTGGGCAACTCCACCCTTCTAGTCGGTGCGGCTCAGCGTGGTGTGCACACTGGCACTGCCTGCGCCATCGGAagagctcgccgtcggtgagcaccggtcggtggggctcctcccctgctctcggGTCACTAACCCGTGGGGCCGCAAGGCCCAGCCGCAGTGGCCGGTGGAAGttctgggtgcacagcaccgggtgcacgcAGCGTTTGCACTCGGCTGATTTTCGTTtttgaaagaaaaagatttctggaaAATACTTTTAAAGGATTCTAAAATACATAGTTGCTGCTGTGGTGCCCCAATTTTGGTGAAACAAATTTCTTTGTGTTTCTTATTCTTAGATCTACAATATAAAAATGTTGCATGTCAGTTTTGGGATACAtttatgtagagctttatttaattcttgatattgctgatatcttataaaatggttagtaaatcctatatgtatcagaaaaatatgattccaagtttgttactcttcttgtgtaatgtactttctgtgaaaatatattccatgcatgtcctatagaaaaattatgaggtgtagttcaagtgcctttaatggctgatttttgttatttttgctagagagcaaaatttgtataaaacatgcatgtgataatttttgtacagtgattgtatgctgtGAAGATCATGGGCaaaatactaaatctgttgtttgacacttttcataatacaaagtattttcacatTCATAATTAGGTCCAAGATTGTCGTTTTTGTGTAGGCTACTCCACTTATTCAAATGTCATAAAAAtttaatggtagactacttagggtagtactgtgctatggtaattttctaagttataaaaatagatgttgctattcaaacctattattaactagggttaatcaaatgttgctttgtgtatgcttaagaaattagtgaagctttggtgtatctttgaagcatttaatgagatgtgttgacttagcatattagtagtagaaaagaatgcagtagatgacatgtgcttgtagtacatattcttggatgatgttgactaccttgcaatcaagcatattcattgtgtttaTTTCATCTGAAgtaccttttgcataagcacttacgcacctacatcatacaggatcacaaaccgagagcccagtcatgatacccgaggagcccgaggagcagctcgaggtgcagccgcaggaagtgaccgaagcagacgaggaggacgttgaggaacttctggagtgccccgatcaccgctcgagctccttcaagagaggcaagccccagagcattttctccccgatttgcaattattaattaaatgctttactttaattgatgtatTTCGTTCAGAAGTTGTttacaaccgttgctgcattatatcttgtctacctttgttatactatatccttattaccctggtatccgtagtcgagtcaatgcttagctggcttagatcggtagaagtcaggtgattttctgtcacctgcgagctataggtggttacctggatctgcttggataactatgtagtcatggtataactaagtgttaaataaagttgagaccggacagagacttacagagttttgaactatagtgctttctgtctgtgtcgattaaggaccgaccgttgttgggcctcaggtcatgttgaatgcatgccttatatttagctggccgaataaagtacctttcgaccacgaagctgagaGATTATTtgagccgagtagattgcccacagcgtACTATGTCAGAGCAGGTATGGTAgaacacgggggcgagatgataagactaaagtgcagtcggtcggcccccgggtacatgtggttcctagcaaactcaagattcctagatagttgactcggtgaccgatacctcactttagcgggtgagtgaggtttgtgtaaggaataaatcaccagctggttaggaatcgattcgaatcgccatcgctcctggatagtgagcacttgacttgagttacttcatcgtagtaatgttaatggaacacttaGACAGTTATAataaatatgacattatggaagttattgatgatcatgggttatcattatttgcttaatcacatgtttgctctaatataggtgcaaatctagttgataggttaataataattaacttgacaataatgcttttggaaaggttcttgaaatgctaaaaatgcttctttttgcaaaggagtcagctaccctactataaagctcttcataatccttggtgtcacttatttttggttatgtcgggtaagtctagctgagtaccttctcgtactcagggttttattcccacttattgcagatgggcagatgtattacggctactgtatcaactgcctttatcctgcgatgggtgatgcttaggaccatgggcatggtcattccttacgtctcgtctgatgtttttgttggagatgatcattagctagcactatatttgaactccgtgtgagtgtgtggttttgaacaaatggcttccgctacttctatttgaactcattttgtaataactatgtttaaactctgatgtatctgagatgcgaacttttatgtaatatgtgatggtgaccgctaaacttattacgatcttagctggtatgtgagttggattgaaatccttcgtgatttcatggactactgggttatacgggcttaagtttgctaaatcgtctgctctggcggatgattttcttacttaatttcgtataattggtcgattctgttacAGCCCGCTCCCATCTGCGCACCTTCGTCCCCATCTGTCCGTCTCACCCTGCAAGCGCACCTCGTCCCGTTGTGTCCCCCAACCGCCGGGCACAAGAGCGTCGTGCTCTAAGTCCGCCGACCACTGGCTCACCACACCCCATTCTTTGCACGCCCGTGCCATGCCACCGTCACTCCCCCGCGCCTCTGACTCTCCGAACAGCATGAAAGACATACAACATGAAACATTTgaatgcaacatatgtctgaaatagatgaaatatcTGGAACATACACTttcaatatatgtgtgaaaatatatgcaacattcagatagaaTATTTGCAACTTGCAACGTGAAAACGCTTGCTGCAACTGAAGACAGGAACAtatgaaatatttagaacatactgttgcaacatatgtgtaaaatatatgcaacatctagatcaaaaaacttgcaacatacgtttggaacagatgaaatattttgaacaaacgcttgcaacatacctctaaaacacgtgcaacatgtgcaacatgtgcaacatccccaaTATACTTTTGCAGCATTCATATAAAATAGctacaatatatgtgtgaaatatatgcaacatctagataaaaaacttgcaacatacgtttggaacagataaaatattttgaacaaatgcttgcaacatgcctctaaaacacgtgcaacatctCCAATATACTTTTGCAATATTCATATAAAATAGctacaacatacctctgaaatgtatgaaacacttgaaacatatatttgtAACATAGGGGAGGAGAACGTCTGTGCCCGTCAAATCCGGCCGTCGGGGTAGGAGCCGGCGGCGTGCGGGCACCACTAGCATCTAGCGTCAGCGGAGCGCGCGAGCACTATCACCACCAGCGCCACCTACATCGGGCTTGCCTCGGCCTAACGGACGCGCGCGAGCGACGGGAGCAAGCGAGCGGTGGCGAATGGGGCGCGCAATAGCAGCGTGGGGAGTGTGCGTCCACGTCTAGGACTGGACAGTCGCAAGGCGCTGTGGCAGGAGAGGAAGAAgtgaaagtgataatgatgagTGGTTTTAACTCGTGAGTAGAACGAGCGGCGGGATAAAAGCGCAAGCAACGAAACAATGCCGCAACGGGCCTGCAGGAGTGTCCGACGATCTGTCCTGACGTCGGACGTAAGGCTGTCTTCAATATGAGACCCATCAGGAGACCCAAACCTAAAATGAGTCTCCAACATAATACCTATAGCCTTTAACAGAGTATCTATATGAAAGACCCATTTTTAGTATCAGAAGAGGTATAACTCAAATTTGAGTATCATCTCTCCTGGAGACACATTTGCAGAAAAAGTTCTTTtttaggtcttgttgttggagaagacaaaaatatgtATTAAACCCTTTTGCCTATAATGCTACCCAAACGTGGAATATGTCTTATATGTTGGATAACGGtcgttagactgtctccaacaaggaaCCTATATGGACACTTAAACCCAAAATGGATATCAAGAGACCCAAAATCCACCTCCAACAGAATACCTATACGGAAGACTTATTTTGGGCTGCATAAGAGGCACAATTCAAATATGGACATTTTCTCTCTTGGAAACCTATTTACAGAAATAATTTTTTTgtcttattgttggagaagataTCGAATAAATATTAAACTTTTTGTCTATAACGCTACCCAAAGATCGAACTTGTTTTATATTTTAGGTATTATTTACGGAGAAAGCCTTAAACGCAGTCTAACGCACGTAGCATTACCGCTCCAATAATGTCACGCGCACCAAGCCCATCTGCGACACGTCGTTCGGCAAATACGACATCTGCGGCCTGGCAGGCGACGCGCGGGCACGCGGTGGCGCCGCCGCGACGGTCATGACGCTCGTCTCTCCACGCGCGCCGCTCCGTACCCACGGAAGTACCTGGATGGGCGTCGATGCGGCTACATCTGGCACCGGCCACCGGCCACCGGGGATGCGAGAGCCGCGGCGGTCTTCAAATTCGTTGACCTTGGGTAAATGCTTGCTGTATTTTAGCAGCGCAGTGAGTTTGACTATGGCGACCCACCCACTCACCCAACCGACGCCGACAGCTGCCTGCTCTGCTCCCACCGCAAGCCTACAAAAATCCAAGCTGCGTTCGTCGCCGCGGAAGGCAGGATCGGGGCATCGGGCTGGGCGGGCTTCACCTTCCTTGGGTGCCCGTGCCAGGTGCCGCCCCGCCACCACCCACCCCGTTCCCCTTTCCCACCAGCAAAGCAGCTGCAGTCTCCGGCCGCCATGGCGAAACCACCGCcgcccacctccacctccacctccacctccgaccccgcgctcccaaccaccaccgccacctcgtCGGCCCCCAAGCCGTCGTCCCGCCCCGCCCCAGCTCGCCTCCTCGCCCCACTCACCGCCTCCGCGCGCTCCCTCCTCGCCTCGGCGCGGCGCTCCCCGGTGACCACGCTCGCCgccgccttcttcctcctcgcgctCGTCATGTACGGCGAGGACGCGCGCACCATCGCCGAGCTCTCCATCGACGACTACCTCTACCCGGACGCCAACCTCTACAACGTCTCCGGCCTGCCGCCCCTCGAGCTGCCGCCGCCCACCTGCGACCTCTCCCGCGGCCGCTGGGTCTTCGACAACGTCTCCGTCCCGGCGTACCGGGAGAAGGACTGCACCTTCCTCACCAAGCAGGTCACCTGCCTCGCCAACGGCCGCACCGACGATATGTGGCAGTACTGGAGATGGCAGCCCAACGACTGCTCCCTCCCCACGTATGGACTCGTCCTCTTCCAGATCTCCACCAATTACCTCATTGCGAGCTCGCATCTTGCTTGCAATTGCGCTAAATTTGACTCTTTTGTTGTATTGCTCCCCCAATCGATTGATTCGAAGCAGGTTCGACGCCCGGAGATTCATGGAGGCGATGCGCGGGAAGCGGCTGATGTTCGTGGGGGACTCGCTGAACCGGAACCAGTGGGAGTCGCTGGTGTGTCTGGTGCAGCCCATCCTGTCCAAGGGCAGGAAGAAGATCGTCAAGCGGGGCTCCTTCAAAACCTTCTACGCCAAGGAGTACCGCGCCACGCTCGAGTTCTACTGGGCGCCCTTCCTCGTCGAGTCCAACTCGGACAACCCCAACTTCCACAGCATCAAGGAACGGATCATCAGTCCCGAGCGGATCGAGAGCCACGCTAAGAACTGGAAGGATGTTGACTACCTCATCTTCAACACCTACATCTGGTGGATGAACAACGCCGACATCAAAGTCAGGTCAACACCTACGTCATCTGGTTCTGGACTGGGAATGCGTAGTTTCTTTCTCTGTGGCTTTCTGCAATCAAGCAATGGGATCGTATCGTGTTCTGAGATCTCGCTGGGTGGATTTTTGCAGGAGACCGAATTCGAAGTATTGGTCTGAGAACGACGAGGTTCCCAGGATTGAGGCGTATGGCCAGGTGTTCAAGACGTGGTCAGATTGGCTCAATGACAACATCGATCCTGCCCGGACGTCCGTCTTCTTCATGACGATTTCTTCTCCTCACCTCAGGTGACCGAAAGTTGCTGCATTTATATTTCTTTCCAACCACCGCCCCCCCGCCCCCTATATGGTACAATCAATGGTGGTTGGCTGTGGACTTTGATTGATTAATTCCTTTAGGAGTGATTTGCAATGCAACCTTGAACTTTGTGGACCTCTGTCGGTTCAATTGGACTGGACACCTTACATAGGCTTGATTCAAGTGGTTTGTTAGGCCCAAATTGCCTTCTAGAGAAGCAACCTTCCTCTTGTTCTATATTCAGCTAACCATAATGTCACCGTCCACTCCACCAAATAATGGAACTCAGCTTTTAGGTTAGATCATGACCCACAAGGAAAGTGACGGCCtaacttaggccccgtttagttccatccaaaaaccaaaaaattttgcgcagtatccgtcacatcgaatcttgcggcacatgcatggagtactaaatgtagacgaaaaaaaaaaactaattacacagttagccgagaaatcgtgagacgaatcttttaagcctaaatagtccataattggacaatttttgccaaataaaaacgaaagtgctacagtagccaaaagccaaaaaaattcggaactaaacggggccttatggGTCTGTTAGTCAACATTTTTGCATGGATGCAAAATCCAAATAGTTCAATTTTTTGGGCTTCACTCACTACTCACTAGTAGATCTCAATTTATATTTCTATATGATTTGTCATATTTGCATTCTGCAATCAGAAAAGGGGGGCACTGTAGGCTTGATACCATACGTACCTTGATTGAAGTGTTTTGTAAAGTTGATATCACCTTCCAGAGAAGAAATCTTCCCCTTGTCCTAGTCTGACATCATTGTCCAATCCACCAAACTATGTGCTCTGTGGATCAGCTGTTTCCTTGGCTCAGGATCCACTAGGAAGTAGGAACAAAACAATAGACCAAACTTATGTCCCTTCTATTCAACATTCCTACAAGCACGTCACATTGAATTATATGAGCCCAGGTTTCAACTAGTAGACCTTGGCTCCTTGAGTATCACTTGAGTGTTCACAGTGAGCAGGTATGAGATTATAGACTGCTGGTGACATTAAACAGTAACTGACTTGGGTTTAAGGATCAGTATTACAGTCAAATGAAAACCTTAGGTTTGGAATCTGGTGTTTTGGTATTGTATGATTCATGTGCTGTTCAAAGTGACGAAGTTTCAAGCCAAGAGTAAGGAAAGCATGCAGAAAATATTACAATAGAATCCATACTC
Proteins encoded in this region:
- the LOC136505115 gene encoding xylan O-acetyltransferase 3-like; its protein translation is MAKPPPPTSTSTSTSDPALPTTTATSSAPKPSSRPAPARLLAPLTASARSLLASARRSPVTTLAAAFFLLALVMYGEDARTIAELSIDDYLYPDANLYNVSGLPPLELPPPTCDLSRGRWVFDNVSVPAYREKDCTFLTKQVTCLANGRTDDMWQYWRWQPNDCSLPTFDARRFMEAMRGKRLMFVGDSLNRNQWESLVCLVQPILSKGRKKIVKRGSFKTFYAKEYRATLEFYWAPFLVESNSDNPNFHSIKERIISPERIESHAKNWKDVDYLIFNTYIWWMNNADIKVRRPNSKYWSENDEVPRIEAYGQVFKTWSDWLNDNIDPARTSVFFMTISSPHLSPRNWGNPDGIKCVKETLPYQNYSQPLDLYHDMRLYDLVVNVARSMEKVPVSVIDITKMSDYRKDAHTGLYTFRQGKLLTPKQKEDPEKSADCIHWCLPGVPDVWNQILYTRILSKSSWHSNFRPPPSQSLPVPPQ